The Electrophorus electricus isolate fEleEle1 chromosome 8, fEleEle1.pri, whole genome shotgun sequence genome contains the following window.
TATTCATATCAAGTAATATAATGTCTTAAGAAGACAAGACCCAGAAGCTCTGTTGTTGGGGGTTGTACCAGTGCGAAGGACATCTGATAAGTTAGAAAGACCATGTAGGCATGTTGGTGAAGAAAAAGGTCATAGGTTGTTTCCCATCATGCAAGTCTTCAGAAATTTGGACATCAACGAGTTGCACCTCCTGCTGCTTCAGAGCACTTTCCTTACAAAGCTGGCAAAAGGCTTTTATGTGatacatcctgtttctctggaaattgTGTGTAATGCAGTCTTAAATACCTCTACATCCATTACTGaactacactgcagttactaCTGAATATCgcttataattatatatatatattaagcaaaatattttcagaCTGTAAACATTAATGATTTTTGATTCTAAATGAAAgcttaatgtttctttttagcaaaagttttaaataaaatgcttcaTACTGGCACTAGATTACTGCCGCACCAGTGCATCACTGCTACATCTCCCACCTCGAATAACTGGGCAGATCCTGCCGTCCACAACTCACATTGACATCTTTACGTTGGCATCTTTCAGTACAGGGTGTTTGGATTTCAGAGAATCAGCGTGTTCCTCGAACGCCACCAAAGAATTTAATGAACTTCAATTTCAAGATATTTACGGCATTTTATCCAACCGttttatgactgaacacaacgtgagcaattgagggttaagcggcccaacagtggcaacttagcggtggtggggcttgaactgacaaccttctgattattataaccttttaattattatattaaaatatataaggGAGGGGGGGAAAATGAGATTATACATGAGGGAGGAGCTAAGAAAAAGTCGTCACCACGTCACACCACGTCACCCTACGTAGGCTGCCGGTACGAGCGGGAAAATTCATAGTGTGTCGAGTTGTTTTGGTGGAGGTAAGTGTGATGTTAGCATAGCTAGGCTACTTAGGTTATGTGTGTTGACACAAATCAAGTACAAATGGGCACAGTTCAATAGTGGCACGATAAAGCGCCCGAATTGAAATCACCGTGGTATTTTAATTTGCTATGAGTTTACCAGTTTACAGTTATGTCAGTTAACTCGCAACTGCTGATTTCTTGtaaactagttagctagcagtTATTTATCCGATCTTCGTTTTATTGCCTAGGTAACCAGGTTGGGTTTACTGGATGTAACTGAATTATAGACAAACGAGGTTAATCAGCTAGGGAAACATTCTCTGCATCCAATGTCGCTGCAGTTCATTTGCCGAATCTTACATAAGAAAGTTGGTTTGCGTTAGCCACCTAGCTGTAATGCTAAGACAGGATAACTAGCTGGCCAGTCAAGGTGAAAGAGAGCTAAGAAAAAGTCATAATTCGCCGTGTCCAACTTTTTGCCGATTAACGCTATCTTACGTCTTTTTCTGTCTGATCTGACAGTTCATCACAGTGCATGACCAGCTAAAGTGGCAAGAAAGCAGCCGGATAACTAACCTAGGTAGGTCTgttggctaacgttagctagctagctgttttaCTAATTAATCGGACGTTAGCTGTATAACGTTGACGAGCTGGCAGGCTCAACCAAGTTAATTAACTTGACTAACTAGCTATATAAAGTTGATTGCAGATAACGTTACATTTTCCATTACTACTTTAGTTTGGTTTGAAACTTCAGATAGCAACATGGCAATTTCGAACATAATCGTCATAAAATTGCATAATGCTTTAAAGTTTACACTGGCAAAACTTGGCTAGCTTTTAGTCACTCTTGTCTAGAGTTGTGCCTAGCTGGCTAGCTATCTTAGTTGTGTCCATGGAAGAAATCCTTATTCTATCATATTCGGGCCAGAGTCTAAGGTTATCACTAAACAATGAAGTAGGAGTTGCTTGACTGATTGTAAAGGTGCGATGTGTGCCACGTCCAATGGTCCAGGTTGTTGCGATGGCTATGAAAAGTGTGAGCCGAGTGGAGGTAGAGACGGAAGTCGAGGAGGAGAGTTTTGGACCCCAGCCTCTGAGCCGCCTGGAGGTACAGCTACCAATAACACATTTTCCTGTGAAAAGTAGGCTAATATACCGTTTACTTCTGTCACAATGCACAAGTGGCCACCTAGATCTGTTCTGCAGCCCTAAGCTGAAGACTGGTTAGATCATGTGACTGTTGCACTGTggtttgttattcatttatgttcacTTTTTGCTCACTCTGTGGTCACACCTGCTGTTCCTAATGAATGTATCTtaatatatgatttttaaaaaattcttatATCTGTTAAGGGTGCCTTTCTGCTCACTGTGCCGATcggaatggtgtgtgtgtgtgtgtgtgtgtgttcccagcaGTGTGGTATCAGTGGCAGTGACCTGAAGAAGCTGGAGGAGGCAGGCTTCCACACCATTGAGGCCGTGGCCTATGCACCCAGAAAGGAGCTCCTTAACATCAAGGGCATCAGCGAGGCGAAAGCTGATAAAATCCTGGTGAGGATGATCACAATCTCAGACATGCTACCAAGCACTATCTAAACCACCATGTCCAGGTCTTTACCAAAGCCATTGAAAATGTATGCTAGCCACTGGAAAAGTAATGattataaatagtaaaatatttctTGCATATATtacagatgcatgcatgcatgcatgcatgcatacatacatacattcatatgtATCTGTGAAATAAAGTTTTTGATAGCTTTGAAGCtggtagtgtttttatagtttaCCAGATGCTGTCCACTGTGGTGTTGATTCTTTCTCATATTGGCTGTCTCCAGCAGTTTTCAGAGCCCAGTCCTGAGTGTGTGGTCTGAATGAATCTGATATCCGAGTCCTGCAAGTCCTTCAGCTCATTCTCGGTTTCTGTGCAGGGGGAGGCTGCCAAGTTGGTTCCCATGGGGTTCACAACGGCAACAGAGTTCCACCAGCGCAGAGCTGAGATCATCCAGATCACCACGGGCTCCAAAGAGTTGGATAAGCTTCTGCAGGGTGAGAAGTCCACTGACTGAAGGAGCTGGAGTTAGCAGCCTGGCTGGAGCGTTGTACAGTGTGTTGCTTTTGCAGGACTGGCCACAAAGTGGTGGTGCAGGAAGCATCAACAGAATGGATCCCATTCTGGAGTAGGTTTTTGCATATTACTGGGTTTTCTGTGATATAACAGCAAAATGGCACAACTGTAAGGTCGTTCTTTTCAGCACCACAGCTGTAAGTGCCACAGAGTCCTCTAACTGCAACTGAGACCCCCTCCCCACCTTTCTAGGTGGTATTGAGACAGGCTCCATCACAGAGATGTTCGGGGAGTTCCGCACGGGGAAGACGCAGTTGTGCCACACGCTGGCGGTCACCTGTCAGCTGCCCATTGaccagggaggaggggagggcaAAGCCATGTACATCGACACCGAGGGCACCTTCCGGCCCGAGAGGCTTCTGGCTGTAGCTGAGAGGTGAGAGGTACACAGACAGCAGGGCTGAGACCAGTTCAACTCAACGTGGATGTTGGCAGAGGCTCACTTGagtctcacttttttttttcttttttctttttttaaagattttattattttattattattctttttaaattgaGGAGTCAAAGAAATTGAGACAAATTAACAACAAGGCAGCAAACGATAAAAATGAACGGTGTAGAAAGCCCTAATCTAAATTGGGGTAACAATTGGTAATATCAAAAGCCCTGATTTACAGAcattaggttttgtttttatggttttcTTTACCTTGGAATCCTTTCCATAGcaccaaacacagctcacattcacacacgcacccaAATACACTCTAACACAGTTTAAAGGGGAGGGGCTTAATCTGCCAGCATCATCTGTAATCAAAAACAGCAGTGTTGCCTTTTAAAGCGAATGTTATCTTCTCCAGTCTATGGAAATGGATAATGTCTTGACTGAAGGTGGTTTTgtagagtttcacagtaaaaaaaaaaaagtggcatgTAGCCAATAGA
Protein-coding sequences here:
- the rad51 gene encoding DNA repair protein RAD51 homolog 1 isoform X1 gives rise to the protein MAMKSVSRVEVETEVEEESFGPQPLSRLEQCGISGSDLKKLEEAGFHTIEAVAYAPRKELLNIKGISEAKADKILGEAAKLVPMGFTTATEFHQRRAEIIQITTGSKELDKLLQGGIETGSITEMFGEFRTGKTQLCHTLAVTCQLPIDQGGGEGKAMYIDTEGTFRPERLLAVAERYGLVGTDVLDNVAYARAFNTDHQTQLLYQASAMMAESRYALLIVDSATALYRTDYSGRGELSARQCHLGRFLRMLLRLADEFGVAVVITNQVVAQVDGAAMFSADPKKPIGGNILAHASTTRLYLRKGRGETRICKIYDSPCLPEAEAMFAINADGVGDAKD
- the rad51 gene encoding DNA repair protein RAD51 homolog 1 isoform X2, translating into MAMKSVSRVEVETEVEEESFGPQPLSRLECGISGSDLKKLEEAGFHTIEAVAYAPRKELLNIKGISEAKADKILGEAAKLVPMGFTTATEFHQRRAEIIQITTGSKELDKLLQGGIETGSITEMFGEFRTGKTQLCHTLAVTCQLPIDQGGGEGKAMYIDTEGTFRPERLLAVAERYGLVGTDVLDNVAYARAFNTDHQTQLLYQASAMMAESRYALLIVDSATALYRTDYSGRGELSARQCHLGRFLRMLLRLADEFGVAVVITNQVVAQVDGAAMFSADPKKPIGGNILAHASTTRLYLRKGRGETRICKIYDSPCLPEAEAMFAINADGVGDAKD